TCAAAATAAATGCTTTGTTAGTTGTAGAACATTACTCTCATCGGACTTgagttttaaaaaataaaaaaaacgaaAGATTCATGGAATTTTCTTTTACATATATACCCTCTCCTTGAGGAAGATTCTGattttttgtttcaaaaactATTGTACCTATCTCCTAGATGCCGTAGGGAACCGAGAACTTTCATATCTCAGTGAACTACAAATTCTTCTTTCTATGGCATTGTTACCTTTCATATTAAAGTCTAGTTTTCTTAATTAAATATAATACTAGTACAAAACCCGTGCTTTGCTACGGTTTGATTGAAAATTTTCTTTATCTCTTCTTGCTCCTCGTGATATTATTGATCACTTAATATGTTTTTAGTGCTAAACGTTCCGCTCATGGCAAAATCTTTAATTTTAACAGTGATACGATACAACGGAACAATGAATGTGCAAATGGTAATAACATTTGAGGAAAAGGGTTAGACTTTTAGTTACAAGCATTAGGTACCGAAATTCTATTTATGATGTCAAGTATATCTTATTAATACGAAATCTTTTTGCAATGTTAGATCTTTTTGGTCGTACCAAgactcatttttatgattttgtcAATATTTGATTTTTTGCAACTCACGATTAGTATCGATAAAAAAATCTTTTATTAAATAGGTGATGCATGAAGTATTCTACACTTGTCTTGCAAAATCTTATTGCAGATTTTCATTATTGCTTGTCAATATTTAAGGTCGGTAACTCCATTATTAAATATCCATAAAAAGAAACTCATGTATTCAGTAGAACATGTTTGTCCATGTTTTACTCTGGTTAAAATAGCTTACATAGTTTGGttaaaaaattacatataaacaTATTATCAATTCACTATTGTTCTTAGAGAAATATCCATTCACTCATACATGTGCCAAATGTGTACACGCACAATCTGAAAACCATACCCGCTCACAAACTTCACTAATCAGGGGGTAACTACACAACTACCCTTGACGAAACCTATCAGATAAAGATCGTACTATATGTCTCATCAAACATAACCTCCAGCAAATAACCAACCTGATAAGAGGTCAACACAGCATCTAGAATTCTAGATACTGAACAGCGATTTCCATTTTACTCTGAAACATTCAGATAATTTTACAATACCGCACCGAGCCACTGCCGATTTCATTCAGTCCATGTACGGAGTAGTTAATTTGAGTGGAGAAGCAGCAAACAAAGCAGCCAGGTAGTTTAGGAGTTGGCGTTTAAGAAGTCTAGCTGGAGGAAGAGGGGCAGTTCTTTGCTGCACCAAAGAAGATGGGGCAACGCGAGGTGGCCTCCTCAGCTGCGCTTAGTCCGGAGCGGCGCCGGACAGGCTGTCCCCAACTCCCCATGGCCATGCCCAGTGCTCCATCGAACCCACCCCATCTTACCTACTCGTCCCAGAGATTCAAGCGCATGAATATACAATTTGGAACCTGACTTCTTGAAGCTGTGGTAAGATGCATAGATTGCCATGGTCGGAGCCAACGCCATCCCCATCCCCGACCTCATCCTCAAGAATCAGTTCCAACGCCATGGTCGGAGCCGTTGGGCCGAGGCCGGCCGGAGCGGCGAGGGCGACGCGCGTGgcgaagaggaaggagaagaaccGGTACGTTGTGACCAGCGCCGAGGATAAGGACGCCATAGCCAGCGTAGTAGGGCTGAGCTGATCCGGGAGGGGATAGGTGGTGTTGCAGTGCGGCGGCGGCCCACCGGGGAGAGCGGAGGATTTGTTCTGTTCGGGACCCGCTGGTCCGTGCGGGAGAGGACGGACACGTGAAACGTTTTTTTCTACTGAGCGGTGGCAATCTTTGTAATTTTGCTGAAAATCAAGGCCAAgaaaaaacggaccaacaagaaaccttattttctttattattaggtatagaataATATACTGTGCCAAATAGCGGTCCAAAAGTACCTCAGCATAGTATCGGAGATGAAGAAGCGACTTACGTTGAGTTATGTGCATATTCACGAAGTCCTAAATTTTTGGGCTAAGCTAGATTTAAATGAGTGTAGGCTATGTTACCCTAGATACGTTGCTAACAACAAATTGTGACAGATATGGGGACCTAGCCTCGACTTTAAACTGGTTGTGTAGTCCACTAATCCATGCGTTGCGCTCCTCTCATGTCTTAACCAAGCCGGCAAGCCCCCATTGGCCGGCCTCTGGCCTCTGCCCCCTATAAATTTGGTCGCTCAGCATGCGATCTACATCATCCATCAAACTAGTTTCTTCTACACCGAGAATGAGAGTGTCAAGCATGGCGTCCAAGGGTCTCATCGTGTTCGCTCTCCTTCTAGCTGCGGCTTTCCTCGTCTCCACAGCTGACGAAAACCGTGAGCTAGCATACTACTGTAGTAGTCTTGAACTAGGAATTATTCAATCGTCATTAGGCTAAGAAACTATCCTTGCTGAATGCTGCTCCTGATTTGCATGCACGTTTTCTGTTCCTGCAGAGTCCAAGAAGGACGAGCCGAAGGACGGCCTACAGCACTTCCACGAAGGCGGTGGTGATGAGCACCACGGCGGTGAGCACCACGgtggcgaccaccaccaccaccaccacggtgGCGGCGAGGGCGGTTACCCGGGACCTGGAGGCGGAGAGGGCGGCTACCCGGGCCCTGGTGGCGGTTACCCAGGCCCAGGCGGTGGGTACCCGGGTCCCGGTGGAGGCGGCGGTGAGTACCCCGGTCCCGGTGGAGGATACGGCGGTGGGTACTCGGGCCccggtggaggaggcggcggtgggTATCCGGGTcccggtggaggcggtggcggtggatacACCCAGGTCACGGTGGAGGAGGCAGCGGCGGCTACCCAGGACATGGAGGCGGTGGCGGCTACCCCGGTCacggtggaggaggcggcggcggctacCCAGGACATGGAGGTGGTGGCGGCAGCTGTTACTATGGCTGCTGCGGCTACGGGCGCAATGGCTGCCGCTGCTGTGCGCGCGCCGACGAGGTCCCGGAGCTCATGTACCGGGC
This genomic stretch from Lolium perenne isolate Kyuss_39 unplaced genomic scaffold, Kyuss_2.0 unplaced23, whole genome shotgun sequence harbors:
- the LOC127326430 gene encoding uncharacterized protein — translated: MRSTSSIKLVSSTPRMRVSSMASKGLIVFALLLAAAFLVSTADENQSKKDEPKDGLQHFHEGGGDEHHGGEHHGGDHHHHHHGGGEGGYPGPGGGEGGYPGPGGGYPGPGGGYPGPGGGGGEYPGPGGGYGGGYSGPGGGGGGGYPGPGGGGGGGYTQVTVEEAAAATQDMEAVAATPVTVEEAAAATQDMEVVAAAVTMAAAATGAMAAAAVRAPTRSRSSCTGPRSATEPPPSATCSANAFYVVWLCAPTKRVLVM